The Megalobrama amblycephala isolate DHTTF-2021 linkage group LG1, ASM1881202v1, whole genome shotgun sequence genome segment TCACTCCTGAATCCTgtaggtcattgttactcaggtccaggTCTCTCAGGAAGGAGTTTGAGGATTGTAAAACTGATGAAAAACTCTTACAGCACTGAGCAGTGAGATTACAGTGTTGTAGCCTGTGTAGCGCACAACAACAGTCAGTGATATCAATGCTTCTTAAGTAGTGTTTATAATCTAGAGCATAGATAACTTGGAAAAACCTTTGACTGTAGCAATGTAAGCAAAGCTAAAACAATTTTCATAAAACATCAAACCTGTATTTTCAGTTTCTTTAATTTATGATAcaattaagaataataaaaaggGTAAAACTCAGGTTCAACTTGTCTGATGGTGGAGACAATTTGTCATTTAATATTATCACGCacattgatttacatttacatttattctttttttctgaacTGTCTAGGCCAACAAGTCATCCATGTAAAAAGAAGTCCCAACTACAAAAGACCAAAAGTGcatataaatgaatgtaaagaAGACTCTTACAgtgctttttttgtgtttttgatcacTGGCAGGAGTCTTGTCACTGCTTCATCAGATCTTCTGTATTTCTGCAGTTCAAACTTCTCTTGAATCTCTTCTGACATTAGGAGCACAAACACCAGACCAGACCACTGAGCAGAGGAGAGATTCTTTTCTGAAAGATTTCCTGAGCTCAGGTTTTTCTGGATTTCATCCACAAAGTCATCATTCAGTTCACTCAGACAGTGGAAGAGATTGATCGTCCTCTCCACAGATTTCTCCATCTCTATTTTCTTTTTGATATAGTCAACAGTGCTTTTCATGTTCTCTGTTTTGAGTTCCAGTCCTGGCACTAATTCCTTCAGGTcactctgattggactccaGAGAGAGACCCAGGAGGAACCGGAGGAAAAGGTCCAGGTGTCCGTTCTTGCTTTGTAAAGCCTTGTTGATCGCACCCTTATGAAGCTGAAACTGTGTCTTTCCGGACAGTTTCCATCTCAGTTTTTTTCTCAGGGATTGAAAAAGTAGCTTTGCTTTCTCATCTTTGCTAATCAAAAACACATAGAGAGCAGCAAGGAATTCCTGGATGCTGAGATGTACGAAGCTGTAAACGTTTCTTGCTGAAACAGCTTTTTCCTCCTGAAAGATCTGAGTGCATAACCCAGAGAACACCGACCCTTCACTGGCATCTAGTCCACATTCCTCAAGATCTTCTTTGTAGAAAATCAGATTTCCTTTCTCCAGCTGTTGAAAGGCCAGTTTCCCAAGCTTCAGAATAATCTCATNNNNNNNNNNNNNNNNNNNNNNNNNNNNNNNNNNNNNNNNNNNNNNNNNNNNNNNNNNNNNNNNNNNNNNNNNNNNNNNNNNNNNNNNNNNNNNNNNNNNNNNNNNNNNNNNNNNNNNNNNNNNNNNNNNNNNNNNNNNNNNNNNNNNNNNNNNNNNNNNNNNNNNNNNNNNNNNNNNNNNNNNNNNNNNNNNNNNNNNNNNNNNNNNNNNNNNNNNNNNNNNNNNNNNNNNNNNNNNNNNNNNNNNNNNNNNNNNNNNNNNNNNNNNNNNNNNNNNNNNNNNNNNNNNNNNNNNNNNNNNNNNNNNNNNNNNNNNNNNNNNNNNNNNNNNNNNNNNNNNNNNNNNNNNNNNNNNNNNNNNNNNNNNNNNNNNNNNNNNNNNNNNNNNNNNNNNNNNNNNNNNNNNNNNNNNNNNNNNNNNNNNNNNNNNNNNNNNNNNNNNNNNNNNNNNNNNNNNNNNNNNNNNNNNNNNNNNNNNNNNNNNNNNNNNNNNNNNNNNNNNNNNNNNNNNNNNNNNNNNNNNNNNNNNNNNNNNNNNNNNNNNNNNNNNNNNNNNNNNNNNNNNNNNNNNNNNNNNNNNNNNNNNNNNNNNNNNNNNNNNNNNNNNNNNNNNNNNNNNNNNNNNNNNNNNNNNNNNNNNNNNNNNNNNNNNNNNNNNNNNNNNNNNNNNNNNNNNNNNNNNNNNNNNNNNNNNNNNNNNNNNNNNNNNNNNNNNNNNNNNNNNNNNNNNNNNNNNNNNNNNNNNNNNNNNNNNNNNNNNNNNNNNNNNNNNNNNNNNNNNNNNNNNNNNNNNNNNNNNNNNNNNNNNNNNNNNNNNNNNNNNNNNNNNNNNNNNNNNNNNNNNNNNNNNNNNNNNNNNNNNNNNNNNNNNNNNNNNNNNNNNNNNNNNNNNNNNNNNNNNNNNNNNNNNNNNNNNNNNNNNNNNNNNNNNNNNNNNNNNNNNNNNNNNNNNNNNNNNNNNNNNNNNNNNNNNNNNNNNNNNNNNNNNNNNNNNNNNNNNNNNNNNNNNNNNNNNNNNNNNNNNNNNNNNNNNNNNNNNNNNNNNNNNNNNNNNNNNNNNNNNNNNNNNNNNNNNNNNNNNNNNNNNNNNNNNNNNNNNNNNNNNNNNNNNNNNNNNNNNNNNNNNNNNNNNNNNNNNNNNNNNNNNNNNNNNNNNNNNNNNNNNNNNNNNNNNNNNNNNNNNNNNNNNNNNNNNNNNNNNNNNNNNNNNNNNNNNNNNNNNNNNNNNNNNNNNNNNNNNNNNNNNNNNNNNNNNNNNNNNNNNNNNNNNNNNNNNNNNNNNNNNNNNNNNNNNNNNNNNNNNNNNNNNNNNNNNNNNNNNNNNNNNNNNNNNNNNNNNNNNNNNNNNNNNNNNNNNNNNNNNNNNNNNNNNNNNNNNNNNNNNNNNNNNNNNNNNNNNNNNNNNNNNNNNNNNNNNNNNNNNNNNNNNNNNNNNNNNNNNNNNNNNNNNNNNNNNNNNNNNNNNNNNNN includes the following:
- the LOC125248459 gene encoding NACHT, LRR and PYD domains-containing protein 3-like; its protein translation is MITIILKLGKLAFQQLEKGNLIFYKEDLEECGLDASEGSVFSGLCTQIFQEEKAVSARNVYSFVHLSIQEFLAALYVFLISKDEKAKLLFQSLRKKLRWKLSGKTQFQLHKGAINKALQSKNGHLDLFLRFLLGLSLESNQSDLKELVPGLELKTENMKSTVDYIKKKIEMEKSVERTINLFHCLSELNDDFVDEIQKNLSSGNLSEKNLSSAQWSGLVFVLLMSEEIQEKFELQKYRRSDEAVTRLLPVIKNTKKALLQHCNLTAQCCKSFSSVLQSSNSFLRDLDLSNNDLQDSGVRLLSNGLKSPNCQLEILRFSTCNLTAQCCESFSSVLQSSNSFLRELDLSNNDLQDSGVKLLSGGLKSPNCQLEILILSGCMLTEEGCHYVSSALSSNPSHLKELDLSYNHPGDSGVKLLTDTLNHQNYRLDKLNVDHGGEFRITAGLHKCMSTHTHTHTHTNTYTHSICQIMLFNNK